ggttagggaaggatggggatggaaatcggccgtgccctttcaaaggaaccatcccggaatttgcctgaaacgatttaggaaaatcacggaaaacctaaatcaggatggccggagacgggattgaaccgttgtccttccgaatgagagtccagtgtgctaaccactgcgccacctcgctcggtccttaagtttaagtaaacgcaatcaacaatacaactagaatcagcttaatttttcaaggaactcctcgacagagtagaagatgtgacccatgaggaaactcttcagtttcgatttgaaagcgcgtggattactgctaagatttttgaattcgagcggtagcttatggaaaagggatgcagcagtatactgcacacctttctggacaagagttaagaaagtcgtatccaaatgcaggtttgatttctgctgagtactgAGTGACAGCTGCtttttcttgggaataagctaatattgttaacaagaaaggaCAGTAAGGAAtacgtatattgagaggccaatgtcaaaataccccgaCTCGTGAacagggttgacaagaggttcgtgaacttacactacttattttccgaacagcccgtttctgagccaaaaatatccttttagaatgggacgaGTTacttcaaaatataataccacacggcataagcgaatgaaaataagcgaagtagactaatcttcgtgtcgaatgatcactcacttcagataccgttcgaatagtaaaaatggtagcattaagtctttaaaCAAAATCCTGAACGTAGACTTTCCGCAACTGTTTATTACCTATCTGATCACTTAGAAATTTGAACGGTTCAGTTTTACTAAtattatgcccattctgtgaaattaaaacgtcaggttttgttcaattgtatgttataaactgtaaaaactgagtcttactgtgatttagcgttagtttattttatacaagccatgaacttatatcatgaaatgcactatttgaaaccaggccaatgttgcacataacatcctttactatcaagctagtgtcgtcataaaacagaaatattttagagttacccataatactaaagggcatatcatttatataaataaggaacaagagtggccccaacactgatccctggggcacccgccACTTAACTGTAccgcactcagaccccacatcacagccattttcaacattgtgaataaatgaccttttgctgtctgttgctgagATAAACTCACTGACGATATATTTAACACAAAAGGTTAAACGAGTTGGGCGTAATAAATATCAACGTTGCAGCATGCAAAAGGTGTTATCCTTATAAGCAGATACTTGACATTGTCATTCCTTGTCATCAGATGATTCATAGAGAAAAAGTGGGAAGGGAGTATTGCTTTATAACGCCAAAGTTGTTCATCACCCTGATCCAATCACATAAATAAGCAAGTATGCTTGCAGTTACCTGTTTGCATAACACACGTAATAATGATTATGATTAACGAAGGAATTGTCATCGCATGGTAAATGAGAGTGTAGGATGTATCAAGGGCGCCTATGCTCGGTGGAATACAGTGCAGCCAGGTGTTTTCCTGTCAAGAAAATGGCTTAAAAGCGATTTTGAGTCGGAACGGGAActtttttttatggctacttacaagtcgcaaTTCGTCTTCCAAggtattaaaaatattccatacccccaggtctagccccccccccctccccccgcgccaAACAATTTAATGCGTGGGCATCCATAGGAGGTACACATCATTCTAATTAGTTCAGCAGGTAGACACGTAAATGCAAGACAAGAAAGGAACATGAGCATGGCTTGCAACTTAAAGGAAATAAAACTCTGCGATGTGCCTGGGCCCCTGACCGTAGTTCTAAAAATCAAAATCAGCATGAACCATATAGTAACCACTGCAAAGACTGGAGTGTCGATGGTTTGAATACCGCCTGTTTCTGACGACGCGCAATTTTGCACTCTGCTTCCGGTAGCTACGTGTAGTGGTGAAAACTTTAAACTTACAGAGGCATAATTGTATCAGTGTCTAATGTTATTTACAAGACGCGGTGGTAATTGTCCCTCAGTTATACAACGTAGCACAAATGCAATTAGAAACTGACACCAAGTTGATGAGCTTCCTTCGAACGCCCTAAAATTGCGGATGTTGCCACCATTCAGTCACGCTTTAAGTGTTCCTTatactgtttttatttctgtgtgagTCGTCGCTGTAAAAGTGAAACTTTGTAATGAGCAGCATACACACACGTGCTATGGAAAATAAATCAACACGATGACGTTAGTTATAAGCGCGTAATGTAAGAGAAATACTTCATTATAAGGACAATACAAATTACAGGCTTCATTTTTTGTGGATATTGATTACTTTTTTAGCCGTCTGGTGCCAGCGAAAGGCGGTCTTATAGTCACGACGTGATATTACGATCTCTTATTTTAAAAATATGAGAAATTGGAGCACAATGCAAAAATAAAGACACAAAACTAATGAATAAAATTAATGATTCACTTGAATTTGTATCTCTATTTGAAAGGACCAATGCGAAGCGAAGATACGGTAGTCGTGCTGCCCATGACGTCAGGCTACTTCCAGCAACCAATCAGGGTGCCTGCCTGGCTGACGTCATAGAGGGTATAAGTACCGGCGCGTTCCAGCTAGCGTCACTGTCCGTTTGGGAAAAGCGTCGTGGTTGCTGCTCCTGAACGACTGGGTTGTTGTAACGGTTTTTTTGTGTGACTAGTGTGTTGAATATTTACCATGGTAAGTATTCAGAGTCAATTATTAGCGTTAGGTAAGACGTTAAAAGCGTGGTTTACTAATTTCTGTGTTTTTTGACAGCGTGAATGCATCTCCATTCATGTTGGCCAAGCCGGCGTACAGATCGGGAACGCATGCTGGGAATTGTACTGCCTGGAACATGGAATTCAGCCTGATGGGCAGATGCCCTCAGACAAAACAATTGGCGGAGGAGACGATAGTTTCAACACATTCTTTAGCGAAACGGGCGCAGGAAAACATGTACCTAGGGCAGTTTTCGTAGACCTGGAGCCCACCGTTGTGGGTAAGTACGCATgttaaagtttgttgttgttgtggccttcagtcctgaagactattttgatgcagctctccaaatcGGCGATGTGCAATGCACGTTACATGAATGCTAGCAAGCTAATTTATGACTGCGTAAATATGCAAATAGTATACTGCGTGCATTAACCCATTTGCAATGAATACGCCTGTAAAGACGCGCAAGATTAGTATATGCGTTGATGCCGTACGTAGTGGCTTTCCGTGTATGTTCCATAGTTAATGTATAGCACACGCGTGTCCACAGTATGCCTCCACATAATCATCGGAGACTTTTCTGTGTAATGTTTTCAGATCTTTGTGCAGTTTTGATGAAAAGTAAAACGTAGACGTAAGCATTAGGCCAGGGCAATCTGTGAATGTTTATTCggcattcacattcgttggcttagaCAGCTTAAACCACACGATCACCTTTCATCTTAACCAAGACCTCGGTCTCATCTCAACCAACGCCTCGATCTGCACTcaatttaaagggggggggggggcggcggcggcaggaTATCGAATGTGTGTTTCATAATAACTGTGTTCAAGGTAAAACGTAGTCATAGAGAGGGCATGTATTATGGTGCTATCTAAAACACGTGAAATGTGATCGCTGTTGTAAGAATGTAAATTCTAAACGGCTGATAGAAAATATTACTGGTAAATTGACAAAATATTGCTGCTAGATTTTCTGTATCTGCCGTGGTCTTCACCGTTGTTAACATAAAGGTTCTATGTAATACTTTTTCTACTACACTGATCACAATATATTTTGCAGCTGAGAGACATAGTTTCTTAAAGTTTGTTAAGAATAGGACTTGATAACGTTGTATCTGAAAAGTACTCCGTTATATTTAATGTTGTACGGACAATAAACGCTGCTGCATATTTTTCGTTCTGATGTCTCCGTCTTTGCAAGAGGGATCGCAATGGACGAAAAAAATACGGATACACCAGGTTTTTTGGCCCGGGTGGGGGGTTGTCTCGTTTCTGCTGTTAAGGGACAGTACTGAAACACCCAGAAAAAATAACTTAATGCATTTTTTATTGTCTGGCATACCTCCGGTCTCTTAAAATTGTTGCAAGGAGAGTTTTGGGGAAGCAATTGTCACGATAGTTAACTGTTTTAACTCTTCATACTGCAGCAAACTTACTGCAGGTAATATATGTAAGTAGGATCTATATAAATGTGTCTGGTTACTATGACTGAATGACAGCAAGTGCCCTTTCTGGTAGCAAAATATGTGACCATTATTAATGTAAGCTAATGTGATCCTTCATAAATTTTATGTCTGATGCTATGGCCAATGTATTTACTTAGTACAAAAAAATATATCTTGTGTGGTATCTAATAACTTAAATGAAAGTTGAGTGTTAAAATGGCACAATATTGGAGGCATGTTAGTGGAGTATGCGCAGTATAGCTTCGTGAAGAAACTACTGAACGTTCACACTTGTATTGCAGGAGggggaaaaatggggggggggggggggtagagatagTCACTGAATTGTAGGAAGTCTTGATAAAGCTTATTTCTCATGATTTTACTGAAGTCAATGTGGAAAATCTGGGTAAGAACGCTTAACATTAATACATACATGATACATGTTCATTAAAATGATCATACTACACTGAAACAGCAGCATTTGCATAGGACAAGAGCTACATATGGACTTGGTCAAggagaaaggtacatgctttggaaCACAATGTTGGTGATtcagtacaaaaacaaaaaaaaacttcataAGGAAATATGCCATATTCTGAATGGTTTGAGATTGGtacctttttcttgaataacttaaaaactatggcctctagaaCAGTGTAAAATTTACTACTTCCATTACCTACTGAAGATGCTATTTTTTATCTAGAGCTGATAGTTTGCTTGGAGAGAGTGGAAAAATAGTGCAACTGTTGGGTGACACGCATAAGCTATAGCTTAGTTTTGTAGGTCAGTTTGAGGTAGCTTCCCAGTTTGATAAACCCAAGTGTCCTGTCTCCAACTGTTTGTCTAGAGTTGCTCTAAACTGTTGTGGTGCATTGTAATCAATGAGAATGTACTGAATTATACCAAAAATAACAATGGGCATTTTGTTTTCTCTCTGAAGCCATTTGGAATGTGTCCATGTAGTGATTTGTTCAGAACCTTGGAAACTAGAACCCTTGAATGTTTCATTCTGCCTGACTAACCCTTGTATAGAGCAAGCTAAATTATTTTTGGTGCATCTGGACTGCCTCAGACAAATATTTAAGAACCCTAGAGCTTGAATTATCCAGCTCTTTAACAGTTGTTCCATTGTATTAGTCATACTAAACATAACATTTGCACTTAGCTGGAAAAATAATGGATgctgaaattttatatttactgCAATGAGTTTCTTTCAATAAATTAGtcttcaatattatttttaaactttAAATGGTAATTATCTTGTTGCAGATGAGGTACGCACTGGCACCTATCGGCAGCTGTTTCACCCCGAGCAGCTCATCACTGGCAAGGAGGATGCTGCAAACAATTATGCACGTGGCCACTATACAATTGGAAAAGAGATTGTGGACTTGGTGTTGGATCGCATCAGGAAGTTAGCAGATCAGTGTACTGGGTTACAAGGGTTCCTTATTTTCCACTCTTTCGGCGGTGGCACTGGATCTGGCTTCACATCATTGCTTATGGAACGATTATCGGTAGACTATGGCAAGAAGAGCAAACTGGAATTTGCAATTTATCCAGCACCCCAAGTTTCTACTGCTGTTGTAGAACCATATAATTCCATCCTTACAACTCACACTACCCTCGAACATTCAGATTGTGCTTTCATGGTTGACAATGAGGCCATCTATGACATCTGTCGCCGAAACCTGGACATTGAACGCCCTACATACACAAACCTTAACAGATTAATTGGTCAGATTGTGTCCTCAATCACAGCATCTCTGCGTTTTGATGGTGCACTCAATGTTGACCTGACTGAGTTCCAAACCAACCTTGTGCCCTACCCCCGTATCCATTTTCCACTTGTCACATATGCTCCTGTCATATCTGCAGAAAAGGCATACCATGAACAACTATCAGTTGCAGAGATTACAAATGCTTGCTTTGAGCCAGCCAATCAGATGGTAAAATGTGACCCAAGGCATGGAAAGTACATGGCTTGCTGCATGCTTTACAGAGGTGATGTCGTTCCTAAGGATGTCAATGCTGCCATTGCTACCATTAAGACGAAGCGAACAATTCAGTTTGTTGATTGGTGTCCCACAGGTTTCAAGGTGAGTTAAATATAATAGCA
This genomic stretch from Schistocerca cancellata isolate TAMUIC-IGC-003103 chromosome 5, iqSchCanc2.1, whole genome shotgun sequence harbors:
- the LOC126187342 gene encoding tubulin alpha-1 chain, producing MRECISIHVGQAGVQIGNACWELYCLEHGIQPDGQMPSDKTIGGGDDSFNTFFSETGAGKHVPRAVFVDLEPTVVDEVRTGTYRQLFHPEQLITGKEDAANNYARGHYTIGKEIVDLVLDRIRKLADQCTGLQGFLIFHSFGGGTGSGFTSLLMERLSVDYGKKSKLEFAIYPAPQVSTAVVEPYNSILTTHTTLEHSDCAFMVDNEAIYDICRRNLDIERPTYTNLNRLIGQIVSSITASLRFDGALNVDLTEFQTNLVPYPRIHFPLVTYAPVISAEKAYHEQLSVAEITNACFEPANQMVKCDPRHGKYMACCMLYRGDVVPKDVNAAIATIKTKRTIQFVDWCPTGFKVGINYQPPTVVPGGDLAKVQRAVCMLSNTTAIAEAWARLDHKFDLMYAKRAFVHWYVGEGMEEGEFSEAREDLAALEKDYEEVGMDSVEGEGEGAEEY